TGGGGATGACAGTGGTGATCGCAATGCTATCCGAGTACGTTGTTGGCACCATTGAGGTATGCATTTTGATCCCTCAACTATCACTCAAGAAGCCATTATGCTCAACTAGGAGAAACACGAAGCTTAAGATGATCCAACGAGTTTCTGGATTCTAGTCTTCTCTTAAGGTTTCTCATTCAAGTGCCATGGTGATCATGTTGTCTCTCAATTCCTCAGGCTGCTTCGGATTCATGGGGTATATCGGTGAGCTTTATCAGCATCATCTTGCTTCCGATAGTTGGCAACGCAGCAGAGCATGCAGGTGCCATCATTTTCGCATTCAAGAACAAGCTGGCAAGTGCTGCTAACCTCATACTGTACCTCCGCATGATTTCACCAATTGAATGAAGCTGATGTGTGTGAATGTTGAGATGTCGCAGGATATCACTCTTGGTGTTTCCCTTGGTTCAGCAACCCAGATCTCCATGTTCGTGGTAAGGATTTGAAGTAGCCTTGCATGGCGCAGCAAACCTCCTCCTGTCCATGGTGTAAGTATGATTCTCTAACAAGGTTGTTCGACATGTTTTAGGTTCCACTGAGTGTAATCGTGGCCTGGATAATGGGAATCAAGATGGATCTTGATCTTAAACTGTTAGAAACGAGCTCACTCATCATGGCAATACTAGTCATAGCCTTCACTTTACAGGTATATATAGTCATGTTGAATGAATCTGCCTCAGATATGCAACTCTACATTCATTGCAGTCGAGAATGATTTGTTCTCTGGCACAGTAATGTTTATGATGTCATGGCAATCTACAGGATGGAACTTCACACTACCTGAAGGGACTTGTTCCTCTGCTCTGTTACCTGGCAATTGGAGCATGCTTCTTTGTCTTCGATTCCCAAACTGGTGAGTATAACTCATTTTACCCCTTGTTTTTGCTGCATAATTTAGCTTCGTTGCATCAAAAAATGCATGTGGATTCAGATCTGAATGGAATTACAGATCAAAATAACGGCATCGATGCTGGTGGTCTGACCACAACAGCTGCAGTCACTAAGGCCTACTGAACAGGCAAGATTACCATATCCTACATGCATTATTTATTGACTTCCACATTTCTCTTCATCTACTGATGCACAACACTCTGATCTTGCTCGCAGACTGTATTGCTGAATCAACCAAAGCATGCACCTGCTCAAGAACTGGCGCATCAAAACCTTATTCTACTATATTCAGTTTGTGTTTGGGAGGAATTGTTTTTCGAGCTAAACCGAAGAATTGGAGATGGCCTACTGGTGAGAGCCAAAGATGGGTTGCAACAATGATACCAACATTTCCATGAGAGGCTGTTGAAGAGTAAGAAAACTGGAAGACCACGGTGATATTGGATTCATATCTCACACACTGTAAATTATCTTCTGCAGTCGTTTCCTCCTGCCTTTTGCTTATTAGTTCTTTCAGTGTCAGTAGATTGATGTTCCCCTGTCAATGCAATAAGAATTTATTATAGTAGATTCTAAAGCAAAACCTTAAAACTGTGTGAACGACTGTTTGTGAAGCTTGCTGCTGATGGAATCTTTCCTCCAAAAATAAATTTTTGATGACGTGAATCATTATCATTATTACTGTCATTTTTATatcattatctttttctttttatcatccATCTTCTTGTTCCCATATTTTTGCCGCTGCCGTGCTTATTGAGTCTTTCCACTTTGACGCCATCACCAACCTGAGTTTACGGCTcataaagagagaaaaagaagcaGAGAGGAAGGGATCTAACATCACGTCCTGACTCTTTTTGTTACTTTTGACCCATCACCGATCAATGTCGTCACTGCGCCACTTCGATCAACACCAccaaaggaagagaaaaaggggCTTCGGTgtgctccctttgtcattggccagTTGAGTTGCAACTGCGTCGATTCCAGCGTCGTTTGAGAGTCCGGTGTCGATTCTTTTTACCAGTATACTAGCAGAAACTACGACAAAGCGTCGAACACCGGTCGGGCAATAGCAGTCCGTTCCGATCCAAGAATAGAGGTTCTCGCGCGTCCTCATCCCCCATCTGCGCCGCGCAGCACGGCATTCGCTATCCCAAAAGCACAACCCTCATCCACCGTAGCGCCCAACAGAGCTAAAGTCATTACCAAAGCCATCTTCGCCGGGGATGCCGGGACGCTTTTCGTCTGGCCTCAGCGGCAATTATGGCGTCGGTGGGCGTACCACCGAAAGTATTGTATCGAGATGAGCAACGGCGTACGCGATCCACATACACGTGTCACTGACGCGTGGGCCCCTCAGCAGTCTACTGGGGCCAAGGTCCGGCTCGTCTAATCCCAACGAACCCACCGACGAGGAAACGATATCTGGTAGGGCGCGTGCTGTCACTCATAGCGAGCATCGGGTCCACAGCGGGCGACCCGTGAGGTTCGTACGTCAATCAATGCCAACGCATCCTCCCTTGCTTGCTGACGTATCAGTCTTAAATATTAAtggttactatatatatatatatataatattttaaggaTCTGCACGCGTGTTTCTTGGATCTAAAGAACAGCagtttccaagaaaaaaaaacatcagaTCGAGTTGTTCTTGCTTGGGTTGCAATCCAATTCGCAAAAAACATCGTCAGATTTTAATTCGCCAAAGCAACAAAGAAATAAAAAACCTTAGCTTAGGATTCCAAAACTCATCTTATATCTCTTTCTTGGGGCGATCAAATCTAAATAGTATCCATCTGTTGTCGCTTTTGTTTGCGCTCGTTCGTTAGTCACGGGGTGACCGGAGAGATTTGTTTTGTTTTGGGAACCTTCTAACATGGACTGTAAAAGAGTAATTAGAAATCACTTTTGTGAGAATTTCTAAATAATTAGAAATTACTTCTATTTTTTGGGCAAATTTTCTGCTGTCAGAACAATTGAAAACGGACATTTATTTTGTTCCCTCTCATGTTCTCGGGAACCAAAACGTTGCCATGCGTTCGAGGCATAGATCACTTCCTATATAAGAGGGTCACTAATTTACCGCAGGATTTTACTGAGTCAAGATCacagcttcctcttcctccacagtTCCAGAGGTAACAGTCATTCAAGAATGTCGGTCAGTGATCACAGGAGTCGTTGCAAGAGCCATGACAAAACCAACGCCACTTGTACCGTCAACCCCAACCTTCACCGTGCATGGAGGTAAAGAAGGGGAGTAGTAATAATGTATGCGTCATGGGAAAGGGGTCGGCATGGTAGAGCTGCACTTTTGGCGGTTGTGTGTGACGAGGTAAAGGAGACGTGCCACACACCTGTGCTTCTCAGTATAATAGTAGCCATCGTTCTGAGTCCCTCGGATCGCTTCCGAGCTCACTGCATGGTGTATCCAAACGCTGCACATGGATCCTTTGGCAGTTTAAGAGGAGCATCCCACAGCCATTCAACCCTCCCTTGGACTCATCCCCTGTCTTCCTCCGCCTGTTACATTCCTCCTCCCCTCTGCAACGGAGAAAATagagtgggagtgggagtggtGGGAGAATAGTGTGAGATTTGAGAGAGTGGAGAATGGTAGTCCAGAGCtcactgttgctgctgctgctgctgcttttccTTCTTCCTGTGGCATACAGCGGTGTCACCTATGACAGGAAGGCCATCATCATCGATGGGCAGAGGAGGATCCTCATCTCTGGCTCCATTCACTACCCCAGGAGTACCCCAGAAGTATGTATCTCTAAATAAATAGTATACCAGATCTTTCTTTTAGATTttctgttggcattgtgatgtggATTTCCATTTGTTGGTTTGGTGTGTTAGATGTGGGAAGGACTTATTCAGAAAGCTAAGGATGGTGGTCTGGATGTCATACAAACCTATGTCTTCTGGAATGGACATGAGCCTTCACCTGGCACTGTATTTCACTGGCCCTTCTCTGCACATTTCTTCAATTTTAGTTCCTTTGTTGTGCTATGATTTGCAGTAGGACTCACTACGTGTTTCTGGGTTTTTGAGCAGTACAATTTTGAGGGAAGGTATGATTTGGTGAGGTTTATTAAGACAGTGCAGAAGGTGGGCCTGTATGTCCACCTTCGAATTGGTCCTTATGTCTGTGCCGAATGGAATTTTGGGTATATGTCTCCATCTTCTCTAACATTCGTTCTTAGACATTTCGTGTAAATGATTTGTGTTTTTTTCTTACTTCTTCCTCGTTTTTCGCTTTCTCTGTTTTTTTAGAGGATTTCCAGTTTGGTTGAAATATGTGCCGGGAATCAGCTTCAGAACTGACAATGAGCCTTTCAAGGTCCATTCCTTAACCTCTTATTGCTTTTCCTTGTGTTGATGCAAGGAACAGAAGGTTTACAATTTCCTTCCGTAGAGTTTACGCACTTTTGATTCACTAAATCTTATAGAGGGTATGCCTTAAATGGTTTCCATTTCGTAGTTTACAAAAATGTGTTCTATTGCAGATGGCCATGCAAGGTTTCACCCAAAAGATTGTTCAAATGATGAAGAGTGAATCACTTTTTGGTTCACAGGGTGGTCCAATCATCCTTTCACAGGCATGTTCTTGTTGTTAACCAAATGGATTATAGGTGCTCTTATTTGCATATTCATGTTGTGATAGCCTAATGTCAAGTTATGCTCGATATGCCTTTTTTTTATTGCGAGACTACGATAAATAGAATGTTGAACTGATTCTTTTGTTTCCACTTGCTGATCTTTGGATCAATGGATCCAGATTGAGAATGAGTATGGGCCTGAAAGTAAGGCATTTGGTTCTGCTGGTCATTCATATGTGAACTGGGCTGCGGAAATGGCTGTCGGATTGAAAACTGGTGTACCATGGGTTATGTGCAAGGAGGATGATGCTCCTGATCCAGTGGTAGGAGAATCATTTTTGTTATACACTCATTActctcttttttctttatctttttcttcttgtttgtGTGATGGTAGTGAGGTGCAGGTGCTGTGTCGTTTGTTGCATATATTAATAGCaaacatattttatttttcttctgacTTGGAtggtatattttatatttttaatattttgattctaATTTACTTTGCTACATTTCTACTTGATATATACTACATGTGGTTTTACtttaaaaattaagatatatACTGTCAATGAAACAAGATTTAGGCTTCTATACTTTGCCTATATCAAGCATTGATGGACTTTAATAGTGCCACTTTTTTGTAAAATTCGACCTGCACGTTCGCTCCAGCTCTGAGTACTAATTAAGTCTTTGATTTTAGAAGCAATTTCATGTCGTCTTATCTAATATACTAAGTTTCTGCAATTGTGATTAAATTTGAACTTCCTTATGtcttcataattttctttttaaggAAAATATACATTTCTACTACAGAAATTGATTAGTATTACTCTTTTCATCTAGCATTGTTAATCACTGCTCTCAAATGTAAAAAGGATAAGAGCTTTCTAAACTGATGCAAGTCAACATGATTGTTTTTTCTTTGCATGACCATTTCTGTTAAAACATATTTGTATTATTGATAGCATATGTTCTCAATATTTTTCCTGAGAAGACACTTTATTTACTCTTGGAAACAGATTAATGCATGCAATGGATTCTACTGTGATTCTTTTACACCTAACAAGCCATATAAGCCTACAATGTGGACTGAAGCTTGGAGTGGCTGGTAAGTCGCTCTGCAGTTATAGTTTTCAGCTGAGGTTTTACTTTTTGCGCATGTTACATTAGAACTTTGCATCGTGGTCTAGTGACAATATTTAGGTGTTCAGACATCAATGGTACACAGGTGTCAAAGAATATCTGTACTTAATTATATTATAACTTGAGAAAATACAGTTATATTTATTAAgttagattttattttaaaacatgtaacCTTAGGAGCTAATTGCAAGAATTTTCTTCTCTCGTTGTTGCGACTATAGGTTTACAGAATTTGGAGGCACTATCCATCACCGACCAGTTGAAGACCTCGCATTCGCTGTGGCACGCTTTATACAGAAGGGTGGCTCATTTATCAATTATTACATGGTTAGATCAATATACTCATATCACAAAATTGTCTTTTCATCATGATGATTCTAAGTCTTCCCAAAGAAATACTTTAACTGATATTTTCTTTCCTTTGCTTACTCACTAAAGTACCATGGAGGAACTAATTTCGGGCGTACAGCTGGAGGTCCCTTCATTACCACCAGCTATGATTATGATGCTCCGATTGACGAATATGGTAAGgaggaaaaataaaatttcttttccttttctagaGTTGTCAGTCTTGACAGAAATATTTGGCTTTAATTTCCTTTTCTTTCATTATTATGTCGCACGTTCTCTCTACTCTTCCCTCCCTCTCTGTGTATTTCTCTCTTGGTCCTCTTCTATAGTTTGCACATACATGGGAAAAGTATATAAATACACCTTCCACACTCATGTTAGTTGTTAGGTTGATAGTTCCTGGCATATTTTGCTCTAATGAACACTATGTAGTTAAGAGGAACAGAGTGGATTAAAACTAACGCTCATGTTATTTATCAGCTGAAAGATTCTAACTTTCAGTTATCTGGAATTTGAAATAAAAAGTGCATATTTCCATTAATTATCAATCAGCTAATCATGAAACTAAAACATGTTTTACTACAGAACTAGAATGAATTTATTTCTCGTCACTTGGATTAGAATTATTGTTCAAATTTTGTGTGTGTCGAACTGGCAGGATTAGTCAGAGAACCAAAATATGGACATCTAAAAGAGCTTCACAGGGCAATTAAGTTGTGCGAACGAGCTCTAGTTTCAGCTGATCCAACAGTTATTTCTTTGGGAAGCCTCCAACAGGTGTGCAGGCTTCTTTTTGCATAATAGTTAAATATAGTTTATCACTTCCATTTCTTTGAAGGCCCACATGAATCCTCAATTTGGATTGACTGTGTTATTCAATTTTTAGGCTCATGTTTTCAGCTCCCAATCTGGAGGTTGTGCAGCTTTCCTTTCAAATCACAACCCAAATTCCTTTGCCAGGGTAATGTTCAATAACATGCACTACAACATACCACCTTGGTCAATCAGCATTTTACCTGACTGCAGAAATGTAGTATTCAACACTGCAAAGGTAAattgtttttatttaatttttccaACTCTTACATTAAATATTTCTAGATTCTCCTAAAGATATTATCTTTAAACAGATATCATAGTTTCAGCTAATATTTTCATTTTAGTTAAATCATCAATAGTTATTCTTATTATTCCAGTAAGTACCATAGAATAGTCAATTCCTTCGTTACTGTTTCTGAGAATAAAGTTTCTTTTTGTGTCTGTGTTTATCTGCAGGTTGGtgttcaaacatctcaaatgcaAATGTATCCTATTAATGTTCAGTCACTCATGTGGGAGAGGTATGATGAAGAGGTTGCTTCATTGGAAGAAAATTCATTGATTACCACAACTGGGCTGTTAGAGCAGATAAATGTTACAAGGGATACAAGTGACTACCTGTGGTACATAACTAGGTGTGACTTTGACCAACTTCTTGTCTCAATTTAATCATGAAATAGATCTAAACTATCTGATGTTAAGACTTTCTCAAAACATTGACATGTCTTGGTTAATATTGAGATTACTGTTTGATTACTAAACCAATGCTTCATATACTAAATAATGTGGACTCTACTATCTTTTTTGTAGTGTCGATGTCAGCCCAGCTGAAGGATTTTTACAAGGCAGAAAGCGTCCTGTCCTCATGGTCGAGTCGGCTGGTCATGCACTTCATATTTTTGTTAATGGACAGCTGTCAGGTATATAGCATATCCATTTTCTTTTTGTATGTCTTCATAAATAGGTGATTCTTCATTCAGCAAGAGACTAAATTTTACTTATGTCTTGGCAGGTTCTGCTTATGGGAGCAGGGAAGATAGGAGGATCAAATTTTCTGGGAATGTCAATCTTCGTGCTGGAACTAATAGAATTGCACTGTTGAGTGTGGCAGTTGGATTGCCGGTGAGttacttttatctttttttttcattagtcTGAATTGAATTACGTAGTAAACTTTCTAAATCTCTGCTGCTATTATTGGGGCAAAGAACGCCGGGGTGCATTATGAGTTGTGGAGTACTGGAGTACTGGGTCCTGTTGTGCTACATGGGCTTGATGAAGGAAGTAAAGATTTAACATGGCACAAATGGTCATATCAGGTTCTTTTGCTCTGCTAACTATGGTTTTCTTTACAATGTACAAGTTCTCTGTGCAGCAGAAGTGACAAAATCTTTTCTCATTTTTGCAGCTTGGTCTAAAAGGAGAAGCTATGAACCTAAACTCTTTGGAAGGTGCTTCTTCTGTTGAATGGATGCAAGGTTCATTAGTAGCTCAAAATCAACAGCCATTAACATGGTATAGGGTAGGTGCACAGACCTGACTCTGGTCTGTAATGCTATATTCTTTCAGAATCTAAGACTTAGCCACTAGACTTTTCTTTTCAGGCATATTTTGATGCTCCTGATGGGAATGATCCATTGGCTTTGGATATGGGTAGCATGGGGAAGGGACATGTGTGGATAAATGGACAAAGTATTGGAAGATACTGGACTGCATATGCCCCAAGTGAATACTGCAACTCATGCAGTTATAGGGGGACATACCGATCACCCAAGTGTCAGAGTGGTTGTGGCCAGCCAACCCAACGATGGTAACTTCAGCATGAGagttattccttttcttttgtatCTGCAAGTTTTAATTATATGTTTCCTGCAActcttttatattattattaacccaACTTAAGCAATATATTTACTTTTAAAAAAATCAGAGAGAAGGGATTCATACGGTTGAATTCCTCTTCTATGGTTATACAAAAATGAAAAGTATTTTGTGTCGTTAGGCGACGTCGTGACATCTTAATCAATTAGGAGTACCGATGATAATTGTGACACGCAAAGAAACACTCATGGCTATGACTGTGTCTGAAAATTTAAGTGTATCTACTTAACTAATGACTGATATAGCAGACATTCAAGGAATAAAAGATATGTTACCATTATCTTGTGGTTAGTGGAACACAAGTTGGATATTGTGCTGATAAATTTTGGAAATAGTGTAACATTCTTATTTTTCATCGAAATGTAGGATCTAATTGTTGGATATTCAGGTATCATGTACCACGTTCCTGGTTGCAGCCGACCAGAAATCTACTGATAGTATTTGAAGAGCTTGGAGGTGATGCGACAAAGATCTCGTTAGCGAAGAGATCTGTTTCTAGTGTTTGTGCTGATGTTTCTGAATGGCATCCCACGATAAAGAATTGGCACATTGAGAATTATGGCCGGCCTGAAGAGCACCACAAGCCAAAGGTTCACCTGCGATGTGCACAAGGACAATTTATATCTGCCATCAAATTTGCTAGCTACGGGACACCGATTGGAACTTGTggaaattttcaacagggagcatGCCATTCACCAAATTCTCACACCATCCTGGAGAAGGTTACCACACTTCTCTTTTATCTTGCTGCCTTTCGATAAGCATATCTATTTTTGTTTATTAATATCGTACCCTATGAGATCAGATTTTTTGGAACTTCCTCATACAATAAGCATGAAAAAACTATAAGAAAATGCATGAAATTTGGGATGGCCAAGGTGTGCTACGAATGTGACCTATTAAAGTGCGATCGTAGCAGGTGTTGAGGGTGCATTAGTTGCCTTACACAGGGAATGTGGTCCTTGCACTCATATCATATAGTTTATACGGAAGACAAGATAGACCAATAAAAAGTAGCTATCTCTATATACTCATCATGCCTTGCATATACCTGTAACATGCATCTACTTTACATTTTTGCATGTATAGTCAAATGGAtgaattattctttttcttttttctttctgtaTGAGAAGTGAAATTTGAATCCTTGTTCTATCTGAACAGATGTGCATTGGAAAGGAGAAATGCATGGTTGCCATCTCCCAAAACATCTTCGGCGGGGACCCATGTCGAAATGTCATGAAAAGAGTTGCAGTGGAAGCCATATGTTCTTCAGCTGCTCAGCCGACATCTTGAGCTCCAGAAAGCACAATCATAGGAAACTTCTTTTGCTGCTTTGAAAGAATGACAGGAAAAATTTGGCATAACTGTAAAGTTCTCAAGTCGATCAAAGGTAGCTTGTCTTGTGTGGCAGTTACATGTAGAGGGAAAAGTTAGTCTGTAGTTAGTGCATTTGTTCTACCAACTTCTCTATTTGAATTCTGAGACATTCTCTGGTCCACCATCATATTATCAGAAGTTGGTGCCAGAATGAAGATCAAGAGGAAAGCAAAAGAAAACCACTACTTAATTGCTTTCATCTTGTTCCTTTTTCTTCTGTTATTGCAGGAAGGTGTCATCAAAAAATGGTTGTATCAAGTGGTTGATTCTAATGCTCTGACATTTCTAACATGCTGTCTGCTGccagtctttttctttttcatttcctcttcctgGATGACATCATAAGTTGGTGCCAGAATGGAGAACAAGTGGAAATCCAAagaattctactgcttgattgccTTCATCtagttccttcttcttcttctgttattGAAGGAAGGTGTCACTGAAATAGTTCTCCATTTTCTTTTCCATTTCCTGGATGACATAGACAAGGAACTTGGCATTTGAGGGCCATAGCAGAAAAAAATATGCTTAAATTGTGTTGATGTAAGTTGTTGAGGTTTCCGAACTGAAGCTGTGTATATGCAATCTCTAACCCAAGTTCCTAATGCAGCATTCTTGCTCTTCAGCATGGCATGGTGTTTGCAAGAACTGTGCAGGTGTTGCAGTATagtcaaggaaaaaaaaaaaaaggaaaggataGTATTGATAGATCTGCATAGTGTATGGTATTTCTTTAGCCAAGCTCATGCTCCATAACAAGGACAAGCCACAGGGATCATGAACAGTGATGTTGGATCTTGTCCCACCTGAATCCACTGCACAATGGGATGGACCAAACTGGCCaaggaaaagaaacaaaacaaaactgGTGATGTTGTCTCCCCTGTGATCTTGTTCAAGCTGTTCTTGTTGGATGTCTCGTCTTGTAAAGCAATGTGACAATGATTGAACCTTTTCCCAGTGTTCCCTTCTCCACTGGGAACTGAAGGCTTGGCTTGTCTTGAACCTGTAAAGATATGATGGATTCTACTGCCATAGGCTGCAGGCTCACATGAAAGTGTTGCCTGAGTAATTTAGCTTATTTATTGTGTTCATTTAGCttgtgggaaaaaaaaaaaggatattgtACTTATTTGTAGAATATAGGAAACAAATGTTGAAATGAACGAAAATTTCCATTCATATTGAccttaaattattaaaatatgtgCAATTAATGGGTGAAATGTACTGCCCATGATAAATTTCTTTATACAGAAGAATTATGCTGTTCATAGAAAACAAGATTTCACTGAATGCTGAATCACTGCTGCAGCTGCTTGATGTTAAATTGTTAGATTTTGCAAAATTCATTTACTAGCAGTGCCTATGATATCCCAATTGTGGCTTTTACAGTTATGTATCTTCAGATAATCAGAAGAATCACTTTGCATTAGAAGAAAAAGAATGAGGAAGTCTTGTAATTACAGCCTGAgtgataaccaagaaagatgatcTCAGAGTCATGTAATTACATGTAAGAGCCAGATTAAGTTCTCTTTTCAAAGCATGAAGTGGTGCCAAATAAGAAACAAGATTCATTTGAATAGGGTACCACACTTCCCCCATGTTTCTTGGCCTTGAAAACCATCCAAATAGTATGCACAGCTCATTATAGTTAATTTGGAAGAAATTTTACatgttctttgtctcatattacaCAAAAATATGCTTCTATCTGTACAATGTGCTACCCTATAATCCCACCAGATAACCACCTATTTATGTTACATTGTTTACCATACTAAACACACTCTCTTATATAAGATTGCAACAATGCCTAGAAGGCATCTCAGGACAAATTATTCAGGTTCCAAGACTTAAATAGCAACTGTTGTGACAAAAACATGCAGCAAATGTGTTGACCATACAGGCGTCGCCGATCCCCCATGTTCGCATAATTGTAATCAGCACCCAGAAGGAGAATTTGTGCCGAAAACATTGTTCCCTTTCACTGTGAGAAAGCTGTGCTGATTGTCTGATATAGGAAGGCCGACATCACAATGCTGCAGCCCCCGTGTGAGGCACACCATGCCACATCCAAATCAACCTAACTAAGCCATCTGATAAGCCAAAAACCTACCTTTCCCGTCCGGGTGGCCAATAACATCTTGTAAGAAGCTGGAATCTTCTCCAATTGGCCTTTGTTCATTAGCCTTCAGATATTTATAGGAATCTTGTGCAGATGCTTCATGCTGAAAAGTGGCAGCTGCTTCAGCAACATTCATGGTAATGGGTCTTGAGGAGTCGATTATCTGGCCTGTTTGGTATCGTCCAGTTCCATACGTTTGCAAGTCTTCATGATCTTCAGACGATTGAAAGTCTTCTTTAAGTTTTGGTGGATTTTCTGAAGAGTTTGAGTCAATCTCAGTAtcaccaatctcttctttgtacatgtcTTCGATCATAGGCTTCCAAAGGCGAACGCGTGCATTTATGAACCAGTTTGTAACCTGAATGAAAGGTAATCAAGGCACAAAAAAACAAACACTTACATTGCTTTCAAAGTTTATGCACCGGGGCTGCCTTTTCTCTCAGATGCAGCCTGATGTGTAATTATTATATGAATTTGAATTGCCTTTTATATTATAGTAAATACCATTAAAATgtggtatatatattttttataagggAAGCAAGTGGAATCATGAATAACTGTATTGATGTCCAAACTACAtttacaaatgaaaaaaaaaaaaaaaatcatgcttgaCACAGGACTTGCTACCAGTCCATTGTTCCAGAGCACAAAAAATAAGCTAATCAATTGGGCCGCAAACACAGCTATGATCCTAGACACAATTCCTTCCTGATAAAAGTGTTGAGAGGTAAAATGTGGACATGAGACTATGTAAGAGATGAAAGAGAAGCTATGAGACAAGAAAAGGGATCACAATGGAGACCTTTTGggtggaaaaaaaaattaaaatactgtAGCAATGATTGCCATTTAAGCAAGTACGTTCCTCTCATCATTAGCACTAAAGGGAGCAACATCAAAAGAACACGATGGCTCCCTAGCAAAAGTTAAAAACCTAAATCAAGTAGGTATACCTGACTTCTTGACAAGCCTGTCTGTCTTGCAAGTATTAGCTTCTCAGATTCCTTCGGGTAGCTGGCAAAACGTATTATCCTGTATCCATCAGTATTCAAAAGCATTCATTCTGTATATAAAAGAACCACATGAAAGAAAAGGTAGTTGAGCTTACGGATGAAGGAAGTGCTCAAACAGCCAAGCACGAAGAATTGAGACAGATGACTCAGGTAAACCCCTCTGTGGCCTCC
The DNA window shown above is from Musa acuminata AAA Group cultivar baxijiao chromosome BXJ2-4, Cavendish_Baxijiao_AAA, whole genome shotgun sequence and carries:
- the LOC103980780 gene encoding beta-galactosidase 5 is translated as MVVQSSLLLLLLLLFLLPVAYSGVTYDRKAIIIDGQRRILISGSIHYPRSTPEMWEGLIQKAKDGGLDVIQTYVFWNGHEPSPGTYNFEGRYDLVRFIKTVQKVGLYVHLRIGPYVCAEWNFGGFPVWLKYVPGISFRTDNEPFKMAMQGFTQKIVQMMKSESLFGSQGGPIILSQIENEYGPESKAFGSAGHSYVNWAAEMAVGLKTGVPWVMCKEDDAPDPVINACNGFYCDSFTPNKPYKPTMWTEAWSGWFTEFGGTIHHRPVEDLAFAVARFIQKGGSFINYYMYHGGTNFGRTAGGPFITTSYDYDAPIDEYGLVREPKYGHLKELHRAIKLCERALVSADPTVISLGSLQQAHVFSSQSGGCAAFLSNHNPNSFARVMFNNMHYNIPPWSISILPDCRNVVFNTAKVGVQTSQMQMYPINVQSLMWERYDEEVASLEENSLITTTGLLEQINVTRDTSDYLWYITSVDVSPAEGFLQGRKRPVLMVESAGHALHIFVNGQLSGSAYGSREDRRIKFSGNVNLRAGTNRIALLSVAVGLPNAGVHYELWSTGVLGPVVLHGLDEGSKDLTWHKWSYQLGLKGEAMNLNSLEGASSVEWMQGSLVAQNQQPLTWYRAYFDAPDGNDPLALDMGSMGKGHVWINGQSIGRYWTAYAPSEYCNSCSYRGTYRSPKCQSGCGQPTQRWYHVPRSWLQPTRNLLIVFEELGGDATKISLAKRSVSSVCADVSEWHPTIKNWHIENYGRPEEHHKPKVHLRCAQGQFISAIKFASYGTPIGTCGNFQQGACHSPNSHTILEKMCIGKEKCMVAISQNIFGGDPCRNVMKRVAVEAICSSAAQPTS